A part of Citrifermentans bremense genomic DNA contains:
- a CDS encoding NUDIX domain-containing protein: protein MKQSAGLVMYRFKEGRLELFLVHPGGPFWARKDEGAWSIPKGEYLPGEDPLEAARREFTEETGLVAQGDFLELAEIRQPGGKRVKAWAFAGDCDPSALGSNTFSLEWPPRSGRTVQFPEVDRAGWFEPGAARVKILKGQVPLIDQLCLLVHH from the coding sequence ATGAAGCAAAGCGCCGGGCTCGTCATGTACCGGTTCAAAGAGGGGCGACTGGAACTTTTCCTGGTGCACCCCGGGGGGCCTTTCTGGGCCCGCAAGGACGAGGGAGCCTGGTCCATACCGAAGGGGGAGTACCTCCCCGGCGAGGACCCGCTCGAGGCGGCCCGGCGTGAATTCACCGAGGAGACCGGGCTGGTGGCGCAGGGGGATTTTCTGGAACTCGCCGAGATCCGGCAGCCGGGTGGAAAACGGGTGAAGGCCTGGGCCTTTGCCGGTGACTGCGACCCGTCCGCCCTCGGCAGCAACACCTTTTCCCTTGAGTGGCCCCCTCGCTCGGGACGTACGGTTCAGTTCCCAGAGGTGGACCGGGCCGGCTGGTTCGAGCCCGGGGCCGCCAGGGTCAAGATACTGAAGGGGCAGGTGCCGCTGATAGACCAACTCTGCCTGCTCGTCCATCACTAG
- a CDS encoding trimeric intracellular cation channel family protein: MNNQAIIYALDLLGTVAFAASGALAGVRRGMDLLGVIVLGIVTATGGGVIRDVLLNDTPPFCFKNELYLYLAVTASVVVFLTPRSFERMNRAMLLLDALGLGTFLVIGTSKALQFNLGLMGSIIMGVMTATCGGLVRDLLSNQIPLILQREIYASACVVGGALFYFLHFTELPNTVNLTVSAATVILIRCAAIIKGWQLPRGQAL, encoded by the coding sequence ATGAACAACCAAGCCATCATCTACGCGCTGGACCTCCTCGGTACGGTCGCCTTCGCCGCCTCGGGAGCGCTTGCGGGAGTGCGCCGCGGCATGGACCTATTGGGGGTCATCGTCCTTGGCATCGTCACCGCGACCGGCGGCGGCGTGATCCGCGACGTCCTTTTGAACGACACCCCGCCTTTTTGCTTCAAGAACGAGCTCTACCTCTACCTGGCCGTGACCGCCTCCGTTGTCGTCTTTCTCACCCCCAGGAGCTTCGAGAGGATGAACCGGGCCATGCTGCTATTGGACGCCCTGGGGCTTGGGACCTTCCTGGTCATCGGCACCTCGAAGGCGCTCCAGTTCAACCTGGGGCTCATGGGGTCGATCATCATGGGGGTTATGACCGCCACCTGCGGGGGGCTGGTGCGCGACCTTTTAAGCAACCAGATCCCGCTCATCCTGCAGCGCGAGATCTACGCCTCGGCCTGCGTGGTCGGCGGCGCCCTCTTCTACTTCCTGCATTTCACCGAACTCCCCAACACGGTGAACCTCACCGTCTCCGCCGCCACCGTGATCCTGATCAGATGCGCGGCTATCATCAAGGGATGGCAGTTGCCGCGCGGGCAGGCGCTTTGA
- the hflX gene encoding GTPase HflX, giving the protein MKSSQVKRLERLYRRRVKPGEVISLELARELSDISLEIRRQLGILVSRIGEIAYVVVGDERALMIPHLEDYPLGRRLLRGIRLVHTHLKGEPLSDDDLTDLSLLRLDMVAALQLTQNPDRFSIQTAALVPPEGHHLPYQVEPSIPFAKFDLDFRSFVETLEQTLERGLKEGTLVATGQERGILISVTQRPMEEAVDSMEELKELARTAGVGVLDTVIQRPKEFNPRYLLGEGKIREVLIKALQFGATMLVFDQELSPAQVRSISELTELKVIDRSQLILDIFARRATSQDGKVQVELAQLKYLLPRLIGRGVQMSRLMGGIGGRGPGETKLEVDRRRIRDRIAHLERELKELSNGRYQRRQKRVKAGIPIISIVGYTNAGKSTLLNTLTRSEVFTEDLLFATLDTSSRRLRFPMDREVIITDTVGFIRSLPKSLLGAFKATLEELKDADLLIHLVDCSNPRFEEQIVQVDAILAELELSQKPKLLVFNKADLLPELKKGDPLAFMKVRQVGRRYGAITISAGDRKSLEPLLKELQQRFWHDVEDYQAPGQHHDEFEE; this is encoded by the coding sequence TTGAAGTCGAGCCAGGTAAAGCGGCTCGAAAGGCTGTACCGCCGCCGTGTGAAACCGGGCGAGGTGATCTCGCTGGAACTGGCCCGGGAGCTCTCCGACATCTCCCTGGAGATCAGGCGCCAGCTGGGCATCCTGGTGAGCCGCATCGGGGAGATCGCCTACGTCGTCGTCGGCGACGAGCGCGCCCTGATGATCCCGCACCTGGAGGATTACCCGCTTGGGCGCAGGCTTTTGCGCGGCATCCGCCTGGTGCACACCCACCTGAAAGGGGAGCCCCTCTCCGACGACGACCTGACCGACCTCTCGCTCTTGCGCCTCGACATGGTCGCGGCCCTGCAGCTTACCCAGAACCCGGACCGATTCTCTATCCAGACGGCGGCGCTGGTTCCCCCCGAGGGGCACCACCTCCCCTACCAGGTGGAGCCCTCTATACCCTTCGCCAAGTTCGACCTCGACTTCCGCTCCTTCGTCGAGACCCTGGAGCAGACCCTGGAGCGCGGCCTCAAGGAAGGGACGCTGGTCGCCACGGGGCAGGAGCGCGGCATCCTCATCTCGGTGACCCAGCGACCGATGGAAGAGGCGGTCGACTCCATGGAGGAACTGAAGGAGCTCGCCAGAACCGCCGGGGTCGGTGTCCTCGACACCGTGATCCAGCGCCCCAAGGAGTTCAACCCCCGCTACCTCCTGGGGGAGGGGAAGATCCGCGAGGTGCTGATCAAGGCGCTGCAGTTCGGCGCCACCATGCTGGTCTTCGACCAGGAGCTCTCCCCGGCCCAGGTCCGCTCCATCTCGGAGCTCACCGAACTGAAGGTCATCGACCGCAGCCAGCTGATCCTGGACATCTTCGCTAGGCGCGCCACGAGCCAGGACGGCAAGGTGCAGGTGGAGCTCGCCCAGCTCAAGTACCTTCTCCCCAGGCTGATCGGCCGCGGCGTGCAGATGTCGCGGCTCATGGGGGGGATCGGCGGGCGCGGGCCGGGCGAGACCAAGCTCGAGGTCGACCGCAGGCGCATCAGGGACCGCATCGCCCATCTGGAGCGGGAGCTGAAGGAGCTCTCCAACGGCCGCTACCAGCGCCGCCAGAAGAGGGTGAAGGCCGGGATCCCCATCATCTCCATCGTAGGCTACACCAACGCCGGGAAGTCGACGCTCTTGAACACGCTCACCCGTAGCGAGGTGTTCACCGAGGACCTCCTTTTCGCCACTCTCGACACCTCCTCGCGCCGGCTCCGCTTCCCCATGGACCGCGAGGTGATCATCACCGACACGGTCGGCTTCATCCGCAGCCTCCCCAAGTCGCTCCTTGGCGCGTTCAAGGCGACGCTCGAGGAGCTGAAAGACGCGGACCTCCTGATCCACCTGGTGGACTGCAGCAACCCACGCTTCGAGGAGCAGATCGTCCAGGTGGACGCAATCCTCGCTGAGCTGGAGCTCTCGCAGAAGCCGAAGCTTCTGGTCTTCAACAAGGCGGACCTCCTCCCGGAACTCAAGAAGGGGGACCCACTCGCGTTCATGAAGGTGCGCCAGGTAGGCCGCAGGTACGGCGCCATCACCATCAGCGCCGGCGACCGCAAGAGCCTGGAGCCCCTTTTAAAGGAGCTGCAGCAACGTTTCTGGCACGACGTCGAGGACTACCAGGCGCCGGGACAACACCACGACGAGTTCGAGGAGTAG